The following are encoded in a window of Telmatobacter sp. DSM 110680 genomic DNA:
- a CDS encoding metal-dependent hydrolase: MNFLKGTRITWLGHATVLVQTPKGTNILIDPFIEHNPKYPKNFKLPEKIQYILLTHGHGDHMSDAVPVAKKHNSNVVAIYELAAYVNKQGAENITGMNIGGTVQLDDVAVTMVEAKHSAGVEGKSGSQYAGIAAGFVLTITGGPVLYHAGDTTVFGDMKLIKDLYHPEIAMLPIGGFYTMGPREAALAGQFLEPKAILPIHFGTFPPLTGTPDQLAEHLKNSIEVMRVAPGESI; this comes from the coding sequence ATGAATTTTCTGAAAGGCACGCGCATCACTTGGCTTGGACATGCCACAGTACTCGTCCAAACCCCTAAAGGCACAAACATCCTGATTGATCCCTTTATCGAGCACAATCCCAAATACCCCAAAAACTTCAAGCTCCCTGAAAAGATTCAGTACATACTGCTGACGCACGGACACGGTGACCACATGTCCGATGCTGTGCCAGTTGCCAAGAAGCATAATTCGAACGTCGTCGCGATCTATGAGCTGGCCGCGTACGTCAACAAACAGGGTGCCGAGAACATTACCGGCATGAATATCGGTGGAACGGTCCAGTTGGATGATGTGGCCGTCACCATGGTCGAAGCCAAACACTCTGCCGGCGTCGAGGGCAAAAGCGGTTCGCAGTACGCAGGCATAGCAGCTGGCTTCGTATTAACCATCACCGGCGGTCCCGTGCTCTATCACGCAGGAGATACCACGGTCTTTGGCGACATGAAGTTGATCAAGGATCTTTATCATCCCGAGATCGCCATGCTGCCCATTGGTGGCTTCTACACCATGGGACCAAGGGAAGCTGCACTAGCCGGACAATTCCTGGAGCCGAAAGCGATATTGCCCATTCATTTCGGCACCTTTCCACCGCTGACCGGAACTCCCGATCAGCTTGCAGAACATTTGAAGAATTCAATCGAAGTAATGCGGGTGGCGCCCGGCGAATCGATCTGA
- a CDS encoding class I SAM-dependent methyltransferase, whose protein sequence is MIRRWFDKKEGASSTGSGTSGPRMPRHSGGWAALRKRLQAEPGLRIIDSGATSPTNINYLTSLGHSVFMTDLATEACTGAWQRGVDADDKPIYDTEGYLKQTLDFGGKMYDIVLLWTALDYLPEPFVPAVVGHLHASLNPGGQVLAFFHTRKQPEESAHCRFHVTADDTVEMQLAQPFPLQRAFTNRIIQDLFDQWSGFRQFLAKDSISEVIITR, encoded by the coding sequence GTGATTCGCCGTTGGTTCGACAAGAAAGAGGGCGCTTCGTCCACTGGCTCAGGCACCAGCGGGCCCCGCATGCCGCGTCATTCGGGTGGATGGGCGGCATTGCGCAAACGTCTTCAGGCAGAGCCGGGTCTTCGCATCATTGATTCGGGCGCTACGTCCCCTACGAATATCAACTACCTCACCAGCCTCGGTCATAGCGTCTTCATGACCGATCTGGCTACTGAGGCATGTACAGGCGCCTGGCAGAGGGGCGTTGACGCAGACGACAAGCCTATCTATGACACAGAGGGTTACTTAAAACAGACGCTAGACTTCGGTGGCAAAATGTATGACATCGTGCTGCTCTGGACGGCGCTCGATTATCTTCCCGAGCCGTTCGTGCCAGCCGTTGTCGGCCACCTGCATGCGTCGCTCAATCCGGGCGGCCAGGTCCTGGCTTTCTTTCATACTCGAAAGCAGCCGGAAGAGTCGGCACATTGCCGGTTCCACGTCACAGCGGACGACACGGTTGAGATGCAGTTGGCCCAGCCGTTTCCCCTGCAGCGAGCCTTCACCAACCGGATCATTCAGGATCTGTTCGATCAGTGGTCGGGATTCCGGCAGTTCCTGGCCAAGGACAGCATTTCAGAAGTGATCATTACTCGCTGA
- a CDS encoding polymer-forming cytoskeletal protein, with translation MATENGSARIGKSVVIRGEVKGGEDLIIDGRVEGTVTLTESRLTIGPSANVAADLAARDILIQGEVHGNIVASGRVELRSGCSVEGDVRALRLAVEDNAIFRGKVDLTQGAKTPEAPPATNS, from the coding sequence ATGGCAACCGAAAATGGTTCTGCTCGGATAGGCAAGTCCGTCGTGATTCGCGGGGAAGTAAAGGGCGGAGAAGATTTGATCATCGACGGCCGTGTCGAAGGAACCGTGACTCTGACGGAGAGCCGACTTACCATCGGCCCAAGTGCGAACGTTGCTGCGGATCTCGCGGCCCGGGACATACTTATTCAAGGCGAGGTTCACGGAAATATCGTGGCTAGCGGCCGCGTAGAATTGCGGTCTGGCTGCTCGGTCGAAGGCGATGTACGCGCGCTGCGACTCGCGGTGGAAGACAATGCCATCTTCCGCGGCAAAGTCGACCTTACGCAAGGCGCCAAGACTCCAGAAGCCCCCCCGGCAACCAACTCCTAA
- a CDS encoding ATP synthase F0 subunit C: MRKFQYVFMALAVLCFAVPAFADGGSAAINLVPIGAGIGMALAAGLCGLGQGKATASACEALARNPGARGGLMIFLILGLALIESLTLFTLVIILLKVK; the protein is encoded by the coding sequence ATGCGCAAGTTTCAATACGTATTCATGGCACTGGCCGTACTCTGCTTCGCCGTTCCGGCGTTTGCTGACGGCGGTTCGGCTGCTATCAACCTGGTGCCAATTGGCGCCGGAATCGGCATGGCGTTGGCTGCTGGTCTTTGCGGACTCGGTCAAGGCAAGGCCACAGCTTCGGCTTGCGAAGCATTGGCCCGCAACCCCGGCGCTCGCGGCGGCTTGATGATCTTCCTGATCCTCGGCCTCGCGCTCATCGAGTCCCTCACCCTGTTCACGCTGGTCATCATCCTGCTCAAGGTCAAGTAG